taccctcgtttcccggatagatgacgcactagtctagacctttgttggagtgtaacttggaaaacatgcctttcatcactctcaatttaaagactgctttctttcgttgaataataatatgttcttaatgttgaaagtaaatttgaaaatacattttcaccttcaattgtgtcttttttcttacatttcaatccccaggtttgataaattacattgcgtgtccaaatgctcctggcccgccccctctgtcaaattttattatccattctggcccgggagtcaaaaagtttgcccacccctggtatagacaaagttgcctcttttatactattattgtcccaaattaaacacattatcaataagctgccattgacggcggtagacgtccgattcatgttgactgaggtgcagatgctatttctgttattagagctccatttagtggatatataacgcaacagtcaacatgaatcggacatctaccgccgtcaatggcagccggacgtccgggTACCGATCTTGCTATGGGataatgaggttttttttatagcatAAAGAAAAATCCTCACCGTCaacatgaattggacgtctaccgatTATAGAGCACTCATACACTTATTTCTTAAGGAAAAttgagggttgttgtgagacagccaatgagaccCCAGTATATGGTGGATTGAGCTTCTAAAgcaagaatcaatgcatccgcgacaatattttcaaaataaaagaacggATAAGGAATGCCTGAACTTTTGGGggttttcataacttggatatttttcttatctcgaggaactcatttgcatataaaaagctttcataacctggaaatttcgcacctagaggcattcgtaagtagaggtatgactgtattcaaATTCAGGGGTCAACTCCTCTCCACAagggcacctatccagtctgttttaccCTGTCTCCCTCCTCAAACTCACCTGAATCAAACTATCAACTCCTCCGCAATCTCTCTAGAAGCCTGTTAACGATCCTGggaatttgattcaggtgtgttggaggagggagatatggaaaagacCTTTGGTGACCCCTGTTCAAGAGTAGCTGAACTGATGTAAGTTGAACGCTGCCACTAGCCAAAACAGCAGACTTTTCTCCTGGTGTTTTGTATGCAGTATCGTATTCAACTGcgaatgaatttttaaaaagcccacACTTATTTGGATCTTTCCTCCTGTTGATTCCTGACATTTGCAGCAGGTTTTCTTGTCCTGTCATCAGACGGGAAATGAAGAGCAACACCTCCTGGGGGTGTTGCTGAAAGAAAGAAACATGTCTGTGCTATATAATTCATAtttgggtgtgtttgtgtgtgtgttctcaTGAAAACCACAGTGGACCATCATAAATGTTTCACCACCAACAGCACCATCTTCTGTCAAAGGACATTAAGAAAAAGTTGTGTTTGTGCTGGAGTATTTGGGACGTAGTCTGGGGGTTTGTGTGCTTCCTAGTGCAATATTAAATAGTCCAATaactggatgaaaaaaaaatgaaaaatatgtctACCACATTACTGTGTGGGCGTGCTGCCATGTTAGTATACCACCAAACGCATGCATtgtattaataaatggaatttaACCAATttctcccatagaaatgaactacttacaaattaatttgttgccACCCTctcaaaaaacaccaaaatcaggatattacaatggaaacgcatatttttattgcttctaattcaccatctactaacagagtaacaaataactatctagtggttatactaaaatgagatattattcagtacaatgcggAGTGCACtgaggggagagggagagagagaaagacaacacactcgtaacataacataaatttaactttaaTGAACTTAGATCACGATACAGACACATACACAacataagttttaatcttaccttacacgaaacttaattctaattttgttttaattctttttacttttcttctttgggattggctctttttgcctcgcttTCACCTTCACTTTGGGCGGgaatttttaaaaggaacttatctagggttgtttgcttttgtctccttcaaaatattacgaaaatgacgcacacaaatgtcctcacaataggataatgatcacaaatgtcctcataataggataatgcacgacttTTTGCTCTTCTTGTATTGACGAGCCAGCTCCATCACACGTACTCCGCTCTcatgctttttttattatttcgtgcttaatatagATTTcgttgcactacccttcattgcacctgcttggtttgcacccattgtttttccccttaattcttcactgactaacgcaaaaagcacgggaaaaaatgcaacgctctgcccagtgctcatagttatctttacacgagggagatgcggcgagaaagtgCACTGATATcgtaagcagcctctcgtgccACGGTCTCCTGGCTGctcgtatgcttgtatctcaaaatttgtctcgtatctcaaggcaaatatttgctcggaattttactcgtatctcgtaTCACCATTTGCTAATATAGATTCTTTGGAGCAAAGTCTTTTACACGAGGGTCATCTATTCATTTCGTTTTCCCTTTTGCACCTGAGCTGCTTCACTGAGTCAATTAATAACATTAACCCCCTAGGACCAGGCGTCCACGTGTGGACATCAGATTTTTGGTTATCagaagactacaatgttaaattttggactggcacccacttatgatgtggacatcatttttctcagaaactacataatgtaaaaagatcattctttgtttttccactcatcaggtcccacaTTTAgcataaatatcaaagagaaaataaaaatccatgccttgcaagagtctgggtcttagaaGGTTAAGAGGCAACATGGTGAATGTATATACTTGCTATCAGTGGCGGgacgtcagggccttcaaggccttctctgctggcctaagaaatatctgaatcatattatattttgtccatcaatacttattattccaaatggtctgttagctgcctttcattgcttttccccctggttgcactgcttctagatgtgtgttttcatattgaagcatttaaccaatcacatttcagccattatttgttgccagatcagatctgcctcaaagtcttcacaatcagttcttgcgggctctgcagcattaaactagactgttgcttttaaccaatcagatttcgagttggaaaccccacaatgatttttcataggcgttagcattttgctggctcggacatgtcattgctttcacaaactatgattggctagtaggcgggccaaagcagcacccgaggcagccgagatcgcaaactccacccactaaggccgacagaagcagaagcaaaaacaaattgattctgtttgctcacaaagctattttccagacggacttttctagaaaaaaatggacatcattaagaaaaggcggtcaactccgaagctagcaagcctgttacagccgggaaaatggtgtgtggggcactttcagcgcgctaacttagctccacaagcaaatagtatattgttgtgttgatttaatgctattttcaaaacggactatgccggaaatatgacaggacaggctcgactttcatcattagcttcgatggcgataggaaagaaggaagaaagaaaggaggatggatattgtgtaaaaaggatttttggtgagtaaaattacaaatatggctatattcctaaataatatttcaattgtgggcctagttctgatatctaaaaagctccagtgtttgtatttaatcacaaaatgctgctaggaagtggattttaccccagtttaatttttggcgtttcaccattgacgtccatcgctgtcttttcccgggaaaaatcacccccctggcctggttgtaatgtctcaaaagctccagtatttgtattcaatcaataaatgatgctaggaagtggattttccctaattttagtgcatttttgtcattttacgtatggacgtatcgacgttcatcgctgtctttttaccttactccgggcccggttctgatgtctaaaaagctccagtgtttgtatttaatcacaaaatgctgctaggaagtggattttaccccagtttaatttttggcgtttcaccattgacgtccatcgctgtcttttcccgggaaaaatcacccccctggcctggttgtaatgtctcaaaagctccagtatttgtattcaatcaataaatgatgctaggaagtggattttccctaattttagtgcatttttgtcattttacgtatggacgtatcgacgttcatcgctgtctttttaccttactccgggcccggttctgatgtctaaaaagctccagtatttgtatttaatcaataaatgctgtttttggctggattttaccccattttcgggaaatgtttgcccgtacgccattgacgttcatcgctgtcttttcctgggaaaatcaccccctggcctggttttaatgtctgaaaagctccagtatttgtatttaatcatgaaatgctgctaggaagtggattttaccccatttttgcgcattaatttattgattattttttatgtgtcgcagctgtagctgcagtagaggttttatagccataaaatagtttttgagggttggattgatacgttgaaggcgctaccagaaaatgcaccgcccgccactgcttgcTATCTACTGAAAGAATTGAATGTAGAGGTCTAAAACGGTATTACttgaatacaatttaaaaaatgtgtaaaagaTTGAACTCTATCCTCACCATATTTCTATTTCGACTTTATTTACAGTAGTTAGACTTCAAGGTCATGATTTATGAATTATACATTATTTTCTCACGTAACACTCCACATACATATCTCAAATAGGTTTTTCATGTAAATACTACTGTataaaacaaccaatcacgtaAAATGTCAAGTGTCAAGGTTGAGAAGATAGAACGTGTAAAATAAACACCTtacttaaataaacatttttactgTCAAATGACATATCTTCAAAGTGAAGGTCAAACATGACCTTGAAAGCACTGATGAAAAATTCACTAGATGGTGGCCAGAGGTGCTTGCATTAGGAAAGGTTGTCATCAAAGAGAACAGAAGCAGCGTGAATTTCCAGAGGATGAATCCATCTTTTTCACACTTTTGAAATGTGAACGTTCGGCATTCTGTTGACAAGAGTGAGCGACCCGACCATCCATCCCGAGATGGATACGCATGTCTGATGAAATGTAAGCCGGTGGATGCTATTGAATGTGTTAGCGCAGAGAGCAAAGTGGTGCAATTCAGGTGAACTGTTATGTGATCCAAGTTAGAATATTACAAAAGTGATGTTTtgagttttattcattcattcattttctgaagcgcttcatcttcacaagggttgcggggggtgctggagcctatcccagctgactttcagatatgaagcagggggcaccctgaatcgctgaccagccgatcgcagggcatgagaagacaaccattcatgcacactcaaacctagcctaccatgcgtgtctttggaatgtgggcggaaaccggagtatccagaggaaacccacgcatgtccggagagaacatccaaactcaacacaggtggaccgacctgtatttgaatccgggaccccagaactgtgaagccgacgagctaaccactcagtgGCCGGGTCacatgttttgacttttaatttttaaaatgttaattgttttaattgtaGAATTCCAATTTTAGTAGTAATACTTATACTCgtaaattattatattatttctaTTGTATTCTTATCACTATTTGCAAAagttataattattttattctcATAAATCCAGATCTTTTAAATAATTCTATGATAAATCCTCATGATTTAtaagattattcattcattcattttctgaaccgcttgatcctcactagggtcacgggggtgctggagactatcccaactgacttcttCAGGCtagaagcaggggacaccctgaatcagtggccagccaatcgcagggaaaaaGGAGACAGACATTCACGCTCatcctcatacctaggggcaatttagagtgtccaatcagcctactatgcatgttttttggaatgtgggaggaaacccaaacacatgcaaactccacacaggtggaccgaccaggatttgaacccaggaccccagagctgtgaggccaatgcgctaaccacacgAGACGCCGGGCCACCTCTTCTTATAAGATTATTTAACCGCAattaagtaagaaaaaaaagtaattgtgTTAGCATTTTGTTGCTTAGACAAGGTACAGCAATCCCTCCATTATCgctgttaatgtagaccagacatggcagcGATAATCAAAATATCGCAAAGTAGGGGcagccctctttttttttaacttctaagtcctagtagcaagagtggcttccgcttacgagttccagcatggattttcacatttttatgaacttaaaaaaataaaaataaaagataattaatagcagaatcGAAGTactgaattcgcgataagtgaagtcgcgataatcgagggattactgtataggtTTTTTCTATCCCATTATTTCATTGGCGAGAGGGTCTGGTAGAATTTACCAACCTTAAATGGGGTATACTGTACAGCAGGGCtttccaaactggtcctcaagagCCACTTTGGTTCctagtttttgtttcaaccaatCCAGCGCAGgcaatttaaccaatgaggtttctcaTAGCACATGTagaacctgactgcaatcaactgattacacttcttaaacaccagattggtgaaaaaggtGTCGCCTTGTTTTATTGGAAttaaatcctgcacccactacaaccttttctggaatagtttgggcaCCTCTGCTGTACAGCATTTGGAAAGATCCATTTAAAGAATGCACCTGAAgtggtttattttaaaaaaatgcttgccAAACGCATGTTAAAAATGGATGCGTGATCTACAGACTGTGTATAATGGTCCTATTCTTGAGGCCTTGCACATACTCATTGGCCCGGTCAATGTTGGTCTTTTCCTCCTTTGTGGGTGGCGGCCCCTCAACCAGCTTGACAAAATAGTGGCAGTAGACTTTATCCATGATGCCGAACATGCCTCTGCCGTGGTAGCGGATGCGCTTCAGGTACATGCCTTTCCCCGTATTTGACTCGGCTTTAACGTAGCAAAGAGAGAAAGTGTTGAATAAGATGAGCTCATCTAAATGGTACATACTTGCAACATTAATATGCACCGTGATCTTCAGAAAGTAAATTCTGCTTTAATAAGGGCTGAGAAGGGAATGTGAAAGGAAGAAACAAACTTTggataaaattaataaaatgtcagCTGATGTTACAACGCCCTCTAGTGCATTGAATTGATATTGCCGTGGTacggtatacagtggtacctcgacatccgagtgccccgacatacgagcaatttgagatacgagtaaaatttcgggcaaatatttatcttgagatacaaaacaaattttgatatacagtggtacctcgtcatacgaccgctcgtcatacaaaatgctcgtcttacgggggaaatttcgatcgaataattcgcccgtgatgcggtcaaaatttcgtgatgcgaccaagccaggtggccatggtatttttttttttgcatatctttcgtgtataacaatatttacgagcaccggatgagttattccgaccaggaaacgcacaacgcgcatgcgcggtgaagagggctttctgggtaatgaagtatactcgtgcacacaacgccgacaggcaatggcactcagaactttacccacaatcaatatgtgggtaagctcagctgctgcatttcctgttatttttatctaatacaaggagtattatattacttctcgttggctgctcataagaacatcaggggcactggctcgcaacagcatccccggtaccaactctatcataggcgccgttcgaggggatgcgaacacagatgctacaagctaaaagggagccggtagccagcgcccccaaagctcccatgagcagcagagcgatcgctgataaaagactgctgctcgttggcaagtggtcgtgcgttatccgattgtgaggacatttgtgtgcatcattt
The nucleotide sequence above comes from Stigmatopora argus isolate UIUO_Sarg chromosome 22, RoL_Sarg_1.0, whole genome shotgun sequence. Encoded proteins:
- the mrpl22 gene encoding large ribosomal subunit protein uL22m isoform X2 — its product is MWYLANMIRGMSIDEAVAQLEFNDKKGAKIMKEVLLEAQEMAVKNHNVEYKSNLYVAESNTGKGMYLKRIRYHGRGMFGIMDKVYCHYFVKLVEGPPPTKEEKTNIDRANEYVQGLKNRTIIHSL